A single genomic interval of Eurosta solidaginis isolate ZX-2024a chromosome 3, ASM4086904v1, whole genome shotgun sequence harbors:
- the LOC137244517 gene encoding isochorismatase domain-containing protein 1, whose amino-acid sequence MAHSLRFLNPKKTLFLLCDIQEKFRPVIPLFENIIKNADKLTRAGKEFDIPLIVSEQYPEKLGNTVSDLDVSHAAAIVTKTQFSMLVPEVEHKIKSIYGEKPSDVVLYGLESHVCIEQTAIDFLNYGINVYIVADCCVSRLNQDRDLALQRLRGAGCVITTSESLIFNLLRDKNNPKFNVIRKLVSPPSADVQLANSGSSGAASSKL is encoded by the exons ATGGCACACAGTCTTCGTTTTCTTAATCCAAAGAAGACTTTGTTTCTCCTTTGCGATATTCAAGAGAAGTTTCGTCCAGTGATTCCTCTGTTTgagaatataataaaaaatgcTGACAAATTG ACTAGAGCTGGTAAAGAATTTGATATACCTCTAATAGTTTCAGAGCAGTACCCGGAAAAGTTGGGAAATACAGTTTCCGATTTAGATGTTTCACATGCTGCAGCTATCGTAACTAAAACGCAGTTCAGCATGCTAGTTCCGGAAGTAGAACacaaaattaaatcaatataCGGCGAGAAACCTTCTGATGTTGTACTTTATGGATTAGAG tcGCATGTATGTATAGAGCAAACTGCAATTGATTTCTTGAATTACGGTATAAACGTTTACATTGTGGCCGATTGTTGTGTATCACGCTTAAATCAGGATCGTGATCTGGCCTTACAACGTTTAAGGGGAGCCGGTTGTGTGATTACAACTAGTGAGAGTCTTATATTTAACCTCCTACGAGATAAAAATAATCCAAAATTCAATGTGATACGAAAACTTGTAAGCCCACCATCCGCAGATGTGCAATTGGCCAACTCTGGATCTTCTGGCGCAGCTAGTTCTAAATTATAA